The following coding sequences are from one Cercospora beticola chromosome 4, complete sequence window:
- a CDS encoding uncharacterized protein (CAZy:AA1~CAZy:CBM20) produces the protein MRLHYAILNFLALATASVIPVERLHEPGTTQHATPFTSERLVSRQSRDIRRRQTASVQVTFNQLAQTAWGESVQVVGSIAQLGNWDTSNGVALSASQYTNDRPLWSGTISIPAGTSFSYKYIKIGTDGTVTWEADPDHSFTVPTNGGSASVSDTWQSNTLPSVTTVIRAPTSTAATTSSAPTATCTNGPNSRGCWSGGFDIDTDFDQDWPETGRTVSYDFTITNTTMSPDGFERLVYAINGQYPGPTIYANWGDTIQVTVHNELPNNGTSIHWHGLRMWHNNGQDGVPGVTECPIVPGGSKTYTFIATQYGTSWYHSHFSNQYGDGIIGPIVVYGPATADYDEDLGPLPITDWYYPTVGTTSFLARHRNSLAPTADNGLINGTMTSNSGGSYARTILKAGRRHRLRLINTGVDNHFTFSLDGHTMTVIAADFVPLVPYNATSVFLGIGQRYDVIITADQSPGSYWFRADSQDTAGCGSNFNNGNIRSIFSYEGHENETPISTAHNYAQRCTDERGLVPYWNSYVPANNIPTFETLATAINQSTDANGLLTIFWQVNGTPLRVDWSQPTLGEIQNDRSFSNWPDRANAISLPNANRWTYWVITEAPGSPFTVNIPHPIHLHGHDFYVLGAGESAWTDADRQNLNYENPMRRDVAMLPTNGWLAIAFETNNPGAWLLHCHIAWHADDGFAVQFIESQQTMLDIDPITPDFNQQCNTWRDYYPEQAEYLQTDSGI, from the exons ATGAGGTTACACTACGCTATCCTTAATTTTCTGGCTCTGGCCACTGCCTCGGTCATTCCAGTCGAGCGGTTACACGAACCCGGGACCACACAGCACGCGACGCCATTCACATCTGAGAGACTTGTCTCTCGCCAGAGCAGAGACATCAGACGACGACAAACGGCAAGTGTTCAGGTCACTTTCAACCAGCTTGCTCAAACTGCCTGGGGCGAGTCAGTACAAGTCGTTGGGTCAATCGCTCAACTTGGCAACTGGGACACGAGCAACGGCGTGGCACTTAGTGCTTCGCAGTACACAAACGATAGGCCTCTGTGGTCAGGTACCATCAGCATTCCAGCAGGCACAAGTTTCAGCTACAAGTATATCAAAATTGGCACCGATGGCACCGTCACTTGGGAAGCGGATCCAGATCATTCTTTCACTGTACCCACCAATGGCGGCAGCGCAAGCGTGTCCGACACATGGCAGTCAAACACTCTGCCGTCAGTGACTACTGTAATTCGAGCCCCCACGAGCACTGCGGCGACCACCAGTAGCGCGCCGACAGCAACATGCACGAATGGTCCCAACTCGAGAGGCTGCTGGAGTGGTGGCTTCGATATTGATACCGATTTTGACCAGGATTGGCCAGAGACCGGTCGAACTGTGTCCTACGActtcaccatcaccaacacTACCATGTCTCCTGACGGCTTCGAGCGTTTGGTGTATGCCATCAACGGACAATATCCAGGACCTACCATCTATGCAAACTGGGGTGACACCATTCAAGTCACTGTTCACAATGAGCTCCCGAACAACGGAACTTCGATTCACTGGCACGGATTGCGCATGTGGCACAACAATGGCCAGGACGGCGTTCCAGGTGTCACCGAGTGTCCCATAGTTCCTGGAGGCAGCAAGACTTACACGTTCATTGCGACTCAATACGGAACGAGCTGGTACCATTCTCATTTCAGCAACCAGTATGGTGATGGTATCATTGGACCTATCGTCGTGTACGGACCCGCAACGGCAGACTACGACGAGGATCTTGGACCCCTTCCCATTACTGATTGGTACTATCCTACCGTCGGCACAACGTCCTTTCTCGCCAGACATCGAAACTCCCTGGCACCCACTGCAGACAATGGTCTCATAAATGGCACAATGACATCCAACTCGGGAGGATCATACGCGCGCACGATTCTCAAAGCTGGCAGACGCCACCGTCTTCGTCTCATCAACACTGGCGTCGACAATCACTTCACGTTCTCTCTGGACGGCCACACCATGACTGTAATCGCTGCTGACTTCGTTCCTCTGGTGCCTTACAACGCCACGAGCGTCTTCCTTGGGATCGGGCAACGATACGATGTGATCATCACCGCCGACCAAAGCCCGGGAAGCTACTGGTTCCGCGCTGACTCTCAAGACACCGCCGGCTGCGGCTCCAACTTCAACAACGGCAACATTCGCTCCATCTTCTCATATGAAGGCCACGAGAACGAGACCCCAATTAGCACAGCGCATAACTACGCTCAGCGCTGTACAGATGAACGCGGACTTGTTCCCTACTGGAACTCTTACGTTCCTGCGAACAATATCCCCACGTTTGAGACACTCGCCACAGCAATCAACCAGTCCACCGATGCCAACGGCCTTTTGACCATCTTCTGGCAAGTCAATGGCACACCTCTCCGCGTCGACTGGTCGCAACCTACTCTTGGTGAGATCCAAAACGATCGCTCTTTCTCCAACTGGCCCGATCGCGCGAATGCAATCTCCCTGCCAAATGCCAATCGCTGGACATACTGGGTTATCACCGAAGCACCTGGCTCGCCATTCACAGTCAACATCCCGCATCCAATTCATCTTCACGGCCATGACTTCTACGTCTTGGGAGCTGGAGAAAGTGCTTGGACAGATGCCGACAGACAGAACCTGAACTATGAGAACCCCATGAGGAGAGATGTTGCCATGCTGCCCACAAATGGCTGGCTGGCGATTGCATTTGAGACGAACAACCCTGGAGCGTGGTTGCTGCATTGTCATATC GCATGGCACGCAGACGATGGTTTCGCAGTTCAGTTCATCGAAAGCCAGCAAACAATGTTGGATATCGACCCCATCACGCCAGATTTCAACCAACAATGTAATACTTGGAGAGACTACTATCCGGAGCAAGCGGAGTACTTGCAGACTGATTCAGGGATTTGA
- a CDS encoding uncharacterized protein (antiSMASH:Cluster_7), which translates to MCKLFCAIGHDGPYKECTTTLLSCVVYCEPKKGKAPLRYHHTTCFPKEMTVVWGLPPKGKEFYCKVCERILNITEESGPEAEMGKGYVLEKGRGRGEWKVKKV; encoded by the exons ATGTGCAAA CTCTTCTGCGCAATCGGCCACGACGGCCCCTACAAAGAATGCACCACGACGCTCCTCTCCTGCGTCGTCTACTGCGAACCCAAAAAAGGCAAAGCTCCTCTCCGCTACCACCATACCACTTGCTTCCCAAAAGAAATGACTGTCGTCTGGGGACTACCACCAAAGGGCAAGGAATTCTATTGCAAAGTCTGCGAAAGGATCTTGAATATCACGGAGGAGTCCGGACCGGAGGCGGAGATGGGGAAGGGGTATGTTTTGGAGAAGGGGAGGGGAAGGGGAGAGTGGAAGGTTAAGAAGGTTTGA